The DNA region AAAGGGTCGGGACTTCGGGCAGCACGCCCACGCCGGGCTTCACCAGCGCCGAAAATACCCCATGCGCCAGCCTGCGCGGGCCGCCTGCCAGCAAGGGCAAGCCGGTCGCGATCACCGCGTGCGGCGGCGTGTCGAGCCGCAACGCCTGCGCCAGCATGATCCGCAGCACCATCCGCGCCTTGGCGTCATCGGGCAGGTTCTGCTTGGTCGCGCTGTCGATCAGGGCGTCGAGATCGGTCAGCCAGCGCAGGGTCTCCCCCGCAATCGCCTTGGCCAGCGCACGATCCGGCGCCTTGCGGATATCGCCGAGCGCGCCGCCTTCCGCCTGTTCAAGCGTCTCGCCCCGCCGGAACACAGCATCAAGCAGGCGAAGCGCGGCGCGGCGCACGGGAAGTCCGGGGGTACTGACCATGCGAGCGCCCCTAACCTTCCTTGAAACAAAGTGCCAGCATGGGCATTTGCACCACATGACCAAAGAGAAGTCCGAAGCCGCCAAGGCCTTCAAGAAGCCCGCTCACTGGACCAATGATCCGGTGCCTGCGCCGAAGGTGACAGATCCGCTCAAGGACGAACCGCGCGAGCTTTCCCCCACCCGCTATGGTGATTGGGAGAAGGACGGGATCGC from uncultured Erythrobacter sp. includes:
- a CDS encoding DUF1674 domain-containing protein, which codes for MTKEKSEAAKAFKKPAHWTNDPVPAPKVTDPLKDEPRELSPTRYGDWEKDGIAWDF